A single genomic interval of Pomacea canaliculata isolate SZHN2017 linkage group LG5, ASM307304v1, whole genome shotgun sequence harbors:
- the LOC112565162 gene encoding uncharacterized protein LOC112565162 — protein sequence MSGDRGFRRGLRMDKKMRETLRRSRAFLLDNVVMKDLMDYMIEQDIFSDAMREKIMAGQTNGEQIKRMLDELARRPPCCFEKFIVALRKSSQEHCADFVQSIYSSGS from the exons AGGCCTcagaatggataaaaaaatgCGTGAAACGCTACGCCGGAGTCGCGCGTTTTTACTGGACAATGTCGTCATGAAGGATTTGATGGACTACATGATCGAACAAGATATCTTCTCTGATGCAATGAGAGAAAAGATCATG GCAGGTCAGACTAACGGAGAACAGATTAAAAGAATGCTGGATGAACTGGCTAGACGACCACCCTGCTGTTTTGAAAAGTTCATTGTTGCACTACGGAAATCATCTCAAGAACACTGTGCAGACTTTGTGCAATCTATTtatagcagtggttcttaa